TGCCTCTTCTGATGCCATCATTTGTAAGTTTGCTTCGGACGAGattgttctctttgtttgTAGCCATGAATAGCAGGAACAACTTGTTGAATAATCAATACGTGCTGAGCCCTTTGATGCAGCTCCTAGTTGGTCAAACAAAGGTTGAGTGAAAGAAAGGGCTTTGATCAACGTAGAGTGAATCTTCTCTAACTTATTCATCCCTTCTATCTTGTATATACTAATCGTGCGGTTAGTTTCTACAGATACTACTTATGAAACCTACCTCCATATTACCTTGCATTCTACGAGCTCTCCTTGAAAGATCCCCATTCGAGCCTATAGTCTTACCTTTGACAGAAAAGCCAGTACAATGTCGGCAGAACCCTACTTCACGCCAGGCTCTTGCGCAATGCGCCTCCAGAACGTAGAAGGTCTCTCATCGGTCTCAAAATCCGCCCTCCTACGATCCATCGCAGACGATATTTCAGCCGTTTTCATCTGCATCTCCAAGCAACTTTCTTGCGGCACGTTGAACGCCAGGCATACGAGGCCCATTCATGATTTCATCACGAGCATCAGATGCACTGAGCGATTGGAACAACAAAGGCTGCAGCAAGACTTAGAACGGTACCGTCAGCGCGAACGACGGTGGAGGGCGGAAAGAAAGTGGATGTGCCGGAAAGTTGAGGGCCTAGTAAAGCACTCTGAAGTGATTCACAACCAGTGGAAGGAGCGGTTGAACAAGGCGAAAAGCAATTTTGAGGGTGCGACAAGGGAGTTGGCGGCGCTGAGGTGGAGATATGAGTTGTCCAGGTCACAGGCCGTCAAAGAGAAGCTGTTGGGCAGAGGAGATGCGACTCTAGCGGAAACTAATCGGTGAAGGTGGTTTCTTTCGTATCTCACTTGTAAGCAATGAAGACAATTAAACCCACGAAGACTTCTAAGCGTGCCATTCTTCCGACTTGAAATGTAAAAATGAAGTGGATGTTGACACCCCAATATACACAGCAGAAAAGCGAAACCATTCACATGTGTGGATCTCGACCGATAGCCAGTCAAGAATTGGTTGTTATCAGCAGCGGGACGAGTGGCGACAACCTTAACTGGGTGTCGGGGTCCATCTTGTGATGTTTTCCAGCGTTCCAGAACCAGCTTTAATAATAGGACGAAATATGCAGAACGCTGACCGCGATCACAGGCTTATCTGACGCAACTCGCGCGCAAAATTATGGCGACGGAAGAAATGGATCAGTTGATAGGGAGACAGTTCTCGCTGGTCGGGAAATCAAGTTCCGAGGTTGCTCGTATCGGCGGCTTTTGATCGGGATGCTGGTAGGACTTGATCACGAAAACCGGTCAGGGAAAAAAAAGCCATAGATGATCTATCGTTTTAAGATCCCTTGCTCCGTTATCGCAAGGGCCAAGCTGCAAAAATTCTCTGGGGGTGAATGCGCCTCAACTCATACCCTTATGTAGACCCGTAGGGATGAACCGGAAGTCGTAGCGATTAATTGTTTCCATCGAAAATCCACGATCACCATAATTTTAGTATACTCCGGTTCTCCGTGGGGAGTGCCCCATTGTAGAGGACGCTGAAAGGGACGAGCGAATGAACCTCGGCATTTGATACTGTCGGCCAAATTATTGATTCGTGCCGCGGGTCCACTCATTGCCTCTCTTCATGTGCGACCAGCAAGACATCGCCTCCTGGACCGACAGACTTCTCTCATATTTCTTCCTTAACAACATCTtcaatctctttctctttctgtaaTCAAATTTGTGTCGCTGCCTTGCGGACCTCTCACTCACACCAGAGCGCGTTGAAAAATTTCACCTTCTGAGGCTTTTCCTGACCCACCTCTATACCCGACTTTTTTTACCCCAGACACATTATCGGCCGAGATGAGCACACCAGGGGATTATGACGCCGTACGGAGGGACATTGTCGCCCAACTGAAGAAGCCGGACTACGACGATGGTAGCGCAGGACCTGTATTTGTTCGACTGGCATGGttagtttctttttcttttttcttcttctttttcccttctttttttctcttccacgTTCTGCTCTTCCTCAAAGGACGATTTACCTGACGCATAATCCCTAGGCACTCTGCAGGCACATACGATGCAGAATCAGACACAGGCGGTTCCAATGGTGCAGGCATGCGGTATGAAGCAGAGGGTGGCGACCCAGCCAACGCCGGTCTTCAGCACGGACGGGCCTTCCTCGAACCTGTAAAGGAGAGACACCCCTGGATCACATACTCCGATCTATGGACATTAGCAGGCGTAGTAGCTATCAAAGAGCTAGGCGGACCCGAAGTGGAATGGAAGCCAGGTCGTACGGATTTAGTCGACGACTCGAAGGTGCCACCACGTGGTCGTCTGCCCGACGCTGCCCAAGGTGCCGAGCACCTGCGTTTCATCTTCAACCGGATGGGCTTCAACGACCAAGAGATTGTCGCATTGGCGGGAGGACACAACATGGGCCGTTGCCACATGGATCGGAGTGGATTCCACGGCCCCTGGGTGAACAACCCGACCCGCTTCTCAAACCAGTTCTACAACCTGCTCCTTAAGCTCGAGTGGACGCCTAAGACGCTGGAGAACGGTATCCAGCAGTTTGTGTATGTGGACCCCGATGCCGAGGAAGGCGATGAGCAGCTGATGATGCTGCCGACCGACGTTGCGTTGATCACCGATCCGAAATTCCGTGTTTGGGTGGAGAGATACGCGCAGGACAAggagcttttcttcgatCACTTCGCGAAAGTGTTTGCTAAGCTGATTGAGCTAGGTATCAAGCGTGATGCCAAGGGAGTCATCATCAACTCGGACAATGTCAAGGGCGGATACGTCTCCGCGcccaagaagagcaatgtCCCAACTGGACTGTCACAGCGCGGTGGTGGTTGCCCCATGGCCAGGTTGTAAATTTCTGTTTCGTGTTTGTCTCTTATTtcattgtatatagatagaagaTCGGACATAGAGAACGGGTCgtttaatagatttagaaGTTTGCGAACAGTACTTCCTTCTGATCTCGGGTtataatgaagaagaaaaataataataataataaaggaAGTAGGATAGTACtgaagatgagaagatgcgaaagagaggagagaggcGAGAGAAGGGATAGAGATGCTAATAGGAAAGAAACTGGAGTAgaaaatgcggggaagctcATCGCACAGACTGACTTATAACCGTCCCGTCATTGGTCAACCCTCCCGACAACAAATAAATTTAATGCATAGGGAAATGAAACGGTTACTTTATGTCGCTtaaacaggaaaagaattCCCCGGAAGCAATTGCCGCTCACTGACCCCTTTCTCCCTAAATCAATTCTAGTGTTATGGTGTGGACAGGTTGGTGACTTGATGCGTGTTGTCCGGACGGATATATATGGATGTTACCGGATAATACTTGGTCCCAAGAAATATTTCTACATAAGCCACTTTTCGCTTCATAAATAATCTATGTTACAAGAATGATTCAAcaggaagaatgggagaaGGTATAAAGAACGACCAAAGTTATGAATAATGCATAGCGTTTGATGACGGAAAACATGACAAAGACGTTGTCAACGCAAATTCGGCGGATGCCGCCGTGGCTCTGCCTCATcgactctctttctttttgacccTTGCGGTGTCTGGTTCGCCGACATGTGGGAGCTGGCTACATTCCCGTGGCTATGCCATCGAATACCCGCCGCAGGCGCAACGTGCGACGCAGGCCTTTGACCGTCCACGGGCTTCGGCCGGACCTGCTGTGGTAGCGATGATGGGTTCTGCGGAGCTGCAGTCAAGACGCTAGGATCAATGTACTGTGGCATCGAGCCGCCATTGTTGGTGTTCTGATGGGAATGTTTGATGCTATTTTCGACGGGAGCTGGAGCGCTGTTCGTACTGCTAGCGTGACTCGGCTTTGGTGAGAAAAATatgctgctgctgagctCCGGAAAACTAAAACCGAAGTCGTCGATTCCTCCAGTAGTCCAATCTTGGAAAAGTCCGTCATGCATGATGTCCTGCAGGCCAAAAGATGTATCGTTGAATGTGCCGTGCGGCTCGTGAGGATGTGTACTTGGCTGGACGCGGTATTGCGCATTATGCTGCACCTGATGCTGTTGTGCGTTATATCCGTTCGGTTGCTGCGCAGTGGTCTGTGTACGGTGATGTGGGTTATACGGGCGCTGGTACTGTGTATTCGTCTGTGTTGCGTTGTATTGCCTATCAGCTTGGCCATGTTGCTGTCCACTCGGCTGCGTAGTCTGCTGCACGTTATGCCCCGCATGGAGCTGCGAGCTGGACTGTGTAGCATACTGTGCATTATTTTGTACGTTGCTTTGCGCACGATATTGTTCTTGATGTGGTCCATTGAGCTGTTCATTAATCAGCGCGGTGTCCTCTATAATAGATTCTAGACCCGATAAAGAAGGGGTCGGGGCGAGTGCGAATAGAGGCGAGATTTCAGCAAACATAGAAGCAGTCGGAGCCTCCCACAACGAGGGTGATATCCTCCCTATCTCTGGTTGCGGTTCTGGTGCGGGTGCTGAAGACGTCGAAGATCCGACATCTATCTTCGACGGACCAGCTGAAGATGGGCCGGGTATGTTGGCATGACGATCAACGCCTGAAGGCTCCGTCGATATTTGGCCTTGGTTTCTCGGGTCATAAGCACCTGAGGCTAGGTGAAAGCGATCTTCTTTTCGATCGATAAGTCGCCTCCACGGAAAGCCTGCCCGAGCTCTTGGGGGTTCCGAGGGTGTCCAGGAAATATGCCCCTGGAGGAGCAACTTCTGCTGATTTCTGACTTTGACCATGTCACCTAACGCGTGCAAGGCGACGTTCATGACCTCATCGTCTGGATTCATGATGCGTTCGTAGACGAGGAGCGGCACAGGCTTGTTCTTCCACCAGGTTTCGGGTACTTTGTCGTCTCTGTGTGCTTGGGCGATACCTCCGACGATGACGCCCGAAAGCATGGCACTGTCATACATCTGGATTTGGCCTGTATCGACTTCTCCCCGCTTAGTGTCATTCCAGTAGACCCGATAGTGGTCGGCCTTACAGTATATCCCGCCTAGCCAGCGGTATGCTGCTGTTCCGCGTTCGCCACCGTTGGTAATATAGTCGAAGGATATATCTCGGGTGTGTTTCTTGACAGGCACACTGCCATCAAGAGTTACAGTCAAGCGCATCGGTAGGCCATGCAGCATTCTCCGACACTTCACGACTTTATCTTGACATTTGCCACAGCGGCTGATGTACTCCGATGCAAACGAACGGGAGATCAACTGTTGCATCGATACTCCTTTCATGTCCTCCGGACATGTAGGTGGTGCCACAGTTGCGCTCTTGTACGCAGCATTCGTAGTCCTGTTCGTGCATGGGGAGCAGAAAGTAGTTTGCTCATCATATGTGAACAAGAACTGGTCGAAATGTTCTGTTGACACATTCCACATGTCAAGGAGAGGGGACTGTACACCTACTCCGACATTTTCGGCCTCCGCTGCCATCACTGCCCAGAAGCGATCTCGAGAATCACCTCTTGAGCAAAGATCCCAATTGACATCAGTAGCCTCAATAAAGGCCTTCTCCACATTGGTGAAGCGCCCGCGCCATTCAGGATCTTTGCGGTCCAGCACGGTGGATCCCGCGTCGAGCAACTTACCAAGGACAATGATACTGTCGATGCCAGAAGAATTGTTACGGTACACGGGTCCACGGCCCCTGTAAGGGTATTTATCGCCGTCCGCACTGAAAACTAGTCTATCGCTATTGTCAGGATCCACAGCGAGTTTCACATGGGATGTTGCGGGAAAGGACCCGATATTGGCTTGCCGTAGATCTTCTTCCGTCTTCGCAGTCAGGTGTACCTGACCATCTTGAGCAACAGCGCTGCAATCTCGAGCGAGATCTTCATAGGCGAATTGCATCACAGTGCGTTCAATAGCCTCCATAACGGATCGGGCCATAACTTTAGGAAGACGTATCTTGTGTTGGTTTCTGTTGCCTGTGCTATTGCCTGTGGCCTGAGCGGTAGGTGTCTCGATCTCTTCGGGAAAATTGTCGACTTCTTTCGGGACACCAAATACCGGATACAGCATCTGTTCTATGTGACTATCTGGCCTGCTCGCTAGAGCATCGAGGGGCCTGTGGAACCCTTCCGCCGGAAGCCTAGTGGCAGGgggtggatgaggatagTACCTGCTGATTGGAAGGAGGCCAGGCACATCCAGCGAGCATTGCAACAGCCGAGGACCAGCATCTCTCGTCTTAAAGTCCTTTATTTGATCGAAGTCTTGAGGTCGATGTTTGTCCTGCTGATAGTAGAAGAGCTTCCACAGGACTTTGAAGCACCTGAGATTGGTCAAGTCGCCCTTCACGCCCATATCGATGCCCCAACTGTGGTATCTTACCCATTTCTTCGCCTCCTCGCTGGTTGCTTTTCGAGCTTTGGAAGCTTCCTCTGCTGTTCGCCCACAGACACGCCAATTCTTGGGGGGCTCGGGTAAGTCAGCCAGCTTGACCATGGGGTAGTTGAGCTCAGGgttatatttaaaatcatcctcctctttcaaTGATCTAGCGTCACTGTTTTCTGACGACATGGTAAATCTTTAAGGTTAGCTCCACTTCGCAAACGATATAACTGAGTGAGCGAGCTAGAGAAGCTCAGTGGGTTTAGTCAGTGTGGAAAAGCAGTATACCGTACAGCTTATTCCAGGCATGAACTATATCAACAGCTATTCCATGCAACAAAACGGTAGATCAAGTCAAGAAGTCTCAAAAGATGAACATCTTCTGCAACAAGGGGATCTTGATACCCTGGGCTATCTTTTAAGGCGACCATGGTCCATACACGATTGTTCAATGTAGCGCATATATAAGACGTAGGGACAAAGAGCAAATAAGGTCAGTTAAGATTATTTGAAAGCGAAACAAGGGCATTCGTCCCATGACAATGGCATAAAGAGATTGTGCCATCTTTGTTTATTGGCATCCAATGCTTAGCGGATGTATAGAGGTAGACAGTGCTGAGAGTCGTCTTCAAGCAATTGAAGCCACCCACGCAGGTATGGATAACAATTAGTTGTCCTAACAGCCGTAATATTCAAGTCGGCTTATTCGCTTCGGGGTTAAGCTATTCTCTTTGCAGACAAGATAACAGGATTCTATGGCTATCATAAGCAGTTCAGTATTTAGTAATATCACATAAGAATGCAGTAGTACCACATATGAGTGGCATATCCCAGTGTAGGGTGACTGGGTCAATGGAAAGCATCCTGTAGATGCTGTTTCCCTGAAGAGCAAGCGCATAAAGATGCAAGACATGGTAAAGTACGACAACATTGATGGAAACATTCACTAGAGTTAGTATCTCATCAGATATACTAAGATTGAGCAAGATAAATTATTGACATACGCTCATAGAGATCATTCCAAGTCATATCTTGGAATGATGTCCCTACAAGACTGATAAGCAGTGATATGGAGAGAGGCAAAGGCAATCGATAAGCGTAATATTACCATACTCCCAGAACCGTATCATTACATAGTAGTCACATGAGCCATGTCCCAAAAGACCAATCTAGCTGTTCCAAGACTAGCGCTAACAAGTAAGCGAGCGCACAAATGCCTAAAGTGGGCTAGCGTGATTACCCGATCCCACAACGGGAGCCGAAGCAAAGTCCAAAGTCAAGTCGGGCCCTCGATTTCACCTCCTTCTCACCCCTCTCGCTGTCGACAATCAATCGCGATCCCGTCGCGCCAACCGCCCATCATGTGTACGTTTTACTCCTGATCCCGAGCTGCTTTTGATTTGCAATATTCCTGGTGCCTTGTCGTTTCGCCATTTTTCCCGGATGAAAGAGACGGGTTGCAACATTGCGTGGGAGTTATCGACAGGAGATGGAAGgggatgatgataatgaaacGACGACGTTGTCGGAAATACAATGGATAGTACAGAAAAAAGGCTGACTGTGATTTTGTGACCTACAGCGCTCGTGTCCGGCGAGAAGACGAACTTCCAGTACATCTTGCGTCTGCTCAACACCAATGTTGACGGCAAGCAGAAGATTATGTACGCCTTGACCCAGATCAAGGGTGTCGGTCGCCGTTACTCCAACTTGGTCTGCAAGAAGGCTGATGTTGACCTCAACAAGCGGTACGTTCTCCGGTTCTTTCCATCATCAGAGACCTTGCGAGTGGGAGCAATGATAaaatgaagaggaggaaaaagaagtggTCACTATGATCAAGTGAATGAAGACCGAAAACACAGGACAACATGGTTAACGTGATTCTCTCTCTGCAGCGCCGGTGAGCTTACCACCGAAGAGCTTGAGCGTGTCGTCACCATCCTCCAGAACCCTACCCAGTACAAGATCCCCACCTGGTTCCTGAACAGACAGCGCGACATCACCGATGGCAAGGACTCCCAGGTTGTCTCCAACAACTTGGACAGCAAGATGCGTGAGGATCTCGAGCgcctgaagaagatccgctCCCACCGTGGTCTCCGTCACTACTGGGGTCTCCGTGTCCGTGGACAGCACACCAAGACCACCGGTCGCCGTGGCCGCACCGTCGGTgtcagcaagaagaagggctaAGCCATACGAGAGGGTCACTATGCTGTGTTTTTTCCTTCGTACTTGCTGGTGGGGATGGGGGAATTCCTTTTTGTATGTTGGTGTGTTTTAACGAATTCTCGTGGGACCTGCACATGATCTGGtgttaaatataaaaattggCACGGGTCGAAAAATGAAACAATCATACCAATATGACACGAAACATAAaatcttcattttttttcgTTCTAGAAGAGGTCTACCGGGACTAGGCTTGCTTCTACTGGTAGAGTCATTTCCCTCATGCCTCCCTGCGGCCGTAAAGTTTTTGTCGTTGGCCTGTCGTATTATGTGAGTACAAATATCAGGTGCGTATGTAATTAATATTGGAGGATCTGCAGAGTATACTTATCGGTGAATTCGTCATCTTATGATAAGGACATCGTTGCTGTTATCTCTGTATGCAGCTACTCCAGTATCCTTGATGAAGGATGTACCAAACCAACACCATGCAATCTGTCTTCCACATCACTACATTAAATGTGTAATGAAAAGTGTAGTCAACTACGGAATAGTTACGGTCTAATAAAGCAAGCACATGCACCGTGATTACTCTATGAAAAGGATCTGTATTCTAATCGTCGTAtcgttatatatatatatcgagaCATATAGCACGATACGACCATGAATGTTGATGTACAAACATCACAGCAAACAAGCAATTGGAGCACATTACGCATCGAAACATATTCTGTGTGGCAGGTTACTGGGCCAGCAATATATCATCGAGACACATCCAGACATGTCTTATCCAAGTCCCAACTAGCCATCTAGAACCATTCACCACCCAACCAGCGGTTGAAGAATTCCAGACTAGCCTCGGGCTGGTCCATGGGAACCATGTGACCTCCACCGTAGAGACGCATGAAGGTGAAATTTCCATGAGACTTAACCTGACCGATCTTCTTGCCGGTGTGTTCGTTCTGCTCGATCTTAAGGTCCTCCAGTTCGGCCGAGGCGTACTCCTTCTGGCCAGGCCATTCAAGAGCCTCGGTCCAGGCCTTGTTGCCGAGCCAGTTGCAGATGTAGTCAGCATCACCGGCGTAGATCAGCACAGGGATCTGCTCGAGAAGGCCGGGAACAAGACGGTGGTAGGGCTTCATCCAATCACcgtggaagaggaagttaCGGTTGATGTCGAAGTTGCAGGAGTCATAACCACCAACTTCGGCTCCGACGGCCTCGCGAACCTCAGCCTTGTTGAGATATTCACTCACGTAACCCATACCCTTGTAGCACAGGTTGCTTTCATCCTCACACTTGCTACGAACATCGTAGACGTTCTGTCCGGTGCGCTGGTAAGGTCCGATAAGAGCATTATTGCAGTAAATCGAGGCAGGGACACAGACCCAGGCGCTCTCAGAATTATAGCAAGACTCGATCATGGACCGACAGCGGGGTAGGGCATTGTCCATAGATTCGCAGGTAGCCTCATCGAGGACAGCCTTGTAGCCACCCTCGCCACATCCCATGGGGCGGTAGTACCCGTACTGAGTGAGGCCGTCCGTGAGACCGTTGCCGATCAGGACTGACTTGAGGTTGATGTTGCGGTTCTTGTGAGCCAAGATCTCGGATGCAAAGACTGGAATGTAATGCCCGGCGTAGGACTCGCCGGCAATATGGAAGTCCTGTTCCGCATA
This window of the Aspergillus flavus chromosome 8, complete sequence genome carries:
- a CDS encoding Alpha/Beta hydrolase protein, with protein sequence MRVLPATLLVGAASAAVPPLQQVLGRPEEGMSFSKPLHAFQEQLKTLSEDARKLWDEVANYFPDSMDHSPIFSLPKKHTRRPDSHWDHIVRGSDVQKIWVNNADGEKEREIDGKLEAYDLRVKKADPSALGIDPNVKQYTGYLDDNGNDKHLFYWFFESRNDPKNDPVVLWLNGGPGCSSLTGLFMELGPSSIDENIKPVYNDFSWNSNASVIFLDQPVNVGYSYSGSAVSDTVAAGKDVYALLSLFFKQFPEYAEQDFHIAGESYAGHYIPVFASEILAHKNRNINLKSVLIGNGLTDGLTQYGYYRPMGCGEGGYKAVLDEATCESMDNALPRCRSMIESCYNSESAWVCVPASIYCNNALIGPYQRTGQNVYDVRSKCEDESNLCYKGMGYVSEYLNKAEVREAVGAEVGGYDSCNFDINRNFLFHGDWMKPYHRLVPGLLEQIPVLIYAGDADYICNWLGNKAWTEALEWPGQKEYASAELEDLKIEQNEHTGKKIGQVKSHGNFTFMRLYGGGHMVPMDQPEASLEFFNRWLGGEWF
- a CDS encoding heme peroxidase; the protein is MSTPGDYDAVRRDIVAQLKKPDYDDGSAGPVFVRLAWHSAGTYDAESDTGGSNGAGMRYEAEGGDPANAGLQHGRAFLEPVKERHPWITYSDLWTLAGVVAIKELGGPEVEWKPGRTDLVDDSKVPPRGRLPDAAQGAEHLRFIFNRMGFNDQEIVALAGGHNMGRCHMDRSGFHGPWVNNPTRFSNQFYNLLLKLEWTPKTLENGIQQFVYVDPDAEEGDEQLMMLPTDVALITDPKFRVWVERYAQDKELFFDHFAKVFAKLIELGIKRDAKGVIINSDNVKGGYVSAPKKSNVPTGLSQRGGGCPMARL
- a CDS encoding 40S ribosomal protein uS13 (40S ribosomal protein S18): MSLVSGEKTNFQYILRLLNTNVDGKQKIMYALTQIKGVGRRYSNLVCKKADVDLNKRAGELTTEELERVVTILQNPTQYKIPTWFLNRQRDITDGKDSQVVSNNLDSKMREDLERLKKIRSHRGLRHYWGLRVRGQHTKTTGRRGRTVGVSKKKG